CTGCCGTGGCTTATGAGCAGTAGGTCCAGCTCCGCTCCGGAGTGGGTGCCCCAGAAGTAGGCTTCATCATGTTTGGCCTGGGCAAGCAGTTCCTCAATGACATACCCCTCCCACGAGGCCCCGCACTTGGGATGGGTGAGCAATTCCGCCGGCGTGCGGATACCGAGAAGCTGGTGCAGGAGCCCGCTGTCGCGGAAATAGATCTTTGGTGACTTCACCTGCCGCTTTTTGAGGTTCTCGTACCAGGGCTGGAGTTGCCGCACCATGAATACCCCCTCCAGGAGGTCCAGGTAGCGGCGGGTGGTCGATTCGTTCACGCCGAGGGAGCGGGCCGGTTCGGCGGCATTCCAGACCTGGCCGTGATAATGGGCCAGCATTGTCCAGAACCGGAGCAGGGTAGCTGCCGGGGTTCCAATACCAAGTTGAGGCAGATCGCGTTCCAAGAATGTCTGAATAAAGTTTTTACGCCAGCCAAAGCTGTCGGCATCGCTCCCGGCCAGAAAAGACAGGGGAAATCCACCCCGCAGCCAGTGGCTGTCCATGGTTTCGGTTCCCACGTCCCGGAGGGCGAGGCCACCTATGGTCACCGTCTCCACTCTGCCGGCCAGCGATTCCGACGACTGCCTCAACAGCGCCGGCGAAGCACTGCCAAGGATGAGAAAGCGGGCCGGGAGCGGGTCACGGTCGGCCAGGACCCGAAGGACCGGGAAAAGCTCAGGCCGCCGCTGAACCTCGTCTATCACTACAAGGCCGGTCAGATCCCGCAGGGCGGTCATCGGCTCGTCTAGGCGGGCAAGACTGAGAGGATCTTCCAGGTCGATGTAATTGGGGGAATCGGAAGGCACGAACTGGCGGGCCAGCGTGGTCTTGCCGCACTGACGGGGCCCCAAGAGCGCCACAACCCGGCTCCTGCCAAGGGCGGTATTGATGGCGGCGGTTGTCTCGGAACGAGAAATCATATCGCCATACTACCTTGAAAATCCCGCACGTCAAGCGGGATTTTCAAGGTAACTCACAACATTTTGCGTAAATACTGCCCCGTGTACGACCGCGTCACCGTCGCCACCTCCTCCGGCGTGCCGATGGCGATAACCTCGCCACCACGGTCGCCCCCCTCGGGGCCGAGATCGATGAGGTAATCGGCGGTCTTGATGACGTCGAGATTGTGCTCGATAACGACGATGGTGTTCCCCCCCTCCACGAGCTTCCTGAGCACCTCCAGGAGCTTGGCGATGTCGTGGAAGTGGAGGCCGGTGGTGGGCTCGTCGAGGATGTAGATGGTGCGGCCGGTGGCGCGGCGGGCCAACTCCTTGGCCAGCTTCACCCGCTGGGCCTCGCCGCCGGACAGCGTCGTGGCCGCCTGGCCGAGGCGGATATAGCCGAGCCCCACCTCTTCCAGGGTCTGGAGCTTCGTCTTGATTTTCGGGATGTTCTCCAGGAAGCGGAGGGCCTCGGAGACGGTCATGTCCAGAACCTGGGCGATGGATTTCCCCTTGTAGGTCACCTCCAGGGTCTCGCGGTTGTAGCGGGCCCCCTTGCAGACCTCGCACTGGACATAGACGTCGGGGAGGAAGTGCATCTCGATCTTGATGATCCCGTCCCCCGAGCATGCCTCGCACCGCCCCCCCTTG
The nucleotide sequence above comes from Geobacter benzoatilyticus. Encoded proteins:
- a CDS encoding ATP-binding protein, which codes for MISRSETTAAINTALGRSRVVALLGPRQCGKTTLARQFVPSDSPNYIDLEDPLSLARLDEPMTALRDLTGLVVIDEVQRRPELFPVLRVLADRDPLPARFLILGSASPALLRQSSESLAGRVETVTIGGLALRDVGTETMDSHWLRGGFPLSFLAGSDADSFGWRKNFIQTFLERDLPQLGIGTPAATLLRFWTMLAHYHGQVWNAAEPARSLGVNESTTRRYLDLLEGVFMVRQLQPWYENLKKRQVKSPKIYFRDSGLLHQLLGIRTPAELLTHPKCGASWEGYVIEELLAQAKHDEAYFWGTHSGAELDLLLISHGSRIGVEIKRMDAPRLTPSMRIAMEDLKLERLTVVYPGTKRYPLAEGVEVMPFREMCAGSHSIVLGESR